From one Amphiura filiformis chromosome 13, Afil_fr2py, whole genome shotgun sequence genomic stretch:
- the LOC140168621 gene encoding E3 ubiquitin-protein ligase TRIM56-like: MADSKLLNLEGTVSNADLVQCSICHAAIDKPKALPCLHTFCLKCLTSWAQSSAKKHPDKYKDAVSCPTCREDFPLPQGGVKDLRTNFFVSKLKERIKIMRKLYEKDAKIPCTSCVNSDNQAVGRCVECNDFLCKKCVDIHKSLRILIHHHVLTLEELRTGKLTMHNLPEQEMCPKHTREVLNFYCETCDEPICRDCTVVDHPRPDHKQIDLKSAAEERNGKLQELFKQVERVPKAIDTATAVDEKTAEELRANVKKAISLFKKTTKKQNRNSRRK, translated from the coding sequence ATGGCCGATTCAAAGCTACTAAACCTCGAAGGAACTGTTAGTAACGCCGATCTTGTTCAATGCAGCATCTGCCATGCCGCTATTGACAAACCTAAGGCACTACCGTGTCTTCATACCTTTTGCTTGAAATGTCTCACCAGTTGGGCTCAAAGCTCGGCAAAGAAACACCCGGATAAGTACAAGGACGCGGTATCGTGCCCCACCTGTCGCGAGGACTTTCCGTTACCACAAGGTGGAGTAAAGGACCTCAGGACTAACTTTTTCGTCAGCAAATTGAAAGAGAGAATTAAGATTATGAGGAAACTGTACGAGAAAGATGCCAAGATTCCATGTACCTCGTGCGTTAATTCCGACAATCAGGCTGTTGGTCGCTGTGTAGAATGCAACGATTTCTTGTGTAAGAAATGCGTGGATATTCACAAATCATTACGCATATTGATACATCACCACGTGCTTACACTAGAAGAGCTGCGTACGGGAAAGTTGACTATGCACAATCTGCCTGAACAGGAGATGTGTCCGAAGCACACGCgtgaagttttaaatttctactGCGAGACTTGCGATGAGCCTATTTGCCGAGATTGTACCGTCGTAGACCACCCTCGTCCTGATCATAAACAGATAGACCTGAAGAGTGCGGCGGAAGAGAGAAATGGCAAACTCCAAGAGTTATTCAAGCAAGTTGAACGCGTTCCCAAAGCTATCGATACTGCCACAGCGGTGGATGAGAAAACTGCTGAAGAATTGAGAGCCAACGTGAAGAAAGCCATCAGTCTCTTcaagaaaacaacaaaaaagcaGAATCGGAATTCACGCAGAAAATGA
- the LOC140168751 gene encoding E3 ubiquitin-protein ligase TRIM45-like has product MADSKFKLDETYNSDLVQCNICVAVIDNPKALPCLHTFCFKCLSSWSESLAKKYPAKYTDAISCPNCREDFPLPKGGVKELKTNFFVNKLKERNELQKKLHEDAKIPCTSCDDSDNQAVGRCVECNSLRILKHHHVLTLEELRTGTLTMHNPAEQEMCPKHKGEVLRFYCETCDEPMCRDCTVLDHPRPRHRQIDLTTAAGERNGKLKELFIQVELIPKAIDIAMAEDDRTLKELKAREMIASDLYKTTAKKAYLEFIQKMKQAETEFTQQMQQLVARKSKEIEAHRDGLQIQKSRLCTAMEMTQQITHGGSEHDVATMYSPLSNTMQQLSKLNPKPVRKSMGKVEFIPSMNLSYGMSSLGSLNTYEQWTLVKTIASGQFRSGRYIVLDKNGQQYWRPDVYTGGQDPRRGLKAGGGQYPRNCSYPWGLAIAQNGDYFITDENPYVKIFNAQGNFKQRFAAQNPNGNWSYSENSKLYGLAIDNKGRVYVGSSVGYISIHYQNSKRVSGFSLNNLCPYFIAITADDHVIVSDYNKCAVHVYGTDGTQLYTFATPPGSKFYPTGICVIQDEVFVASYIRVPAVYRYSLTGDYIGILTKEVRSPWGMAIKDDGEELLVCDDNSIKVFHP; this is encoded by the exons ATGGCTGATTCGAAGTTCAAACTTGACGAAACTTACAACTCAGACCTTGTTCAGTGCAACATCTGCGTTGCTGTTATTGACAATCCTAAAGCATTGCCATGTCTTCACACATTCTGCTTCAAATGTCTCTCCAGTTGGTCAGAAAGTTTAGCAAAGAAATATCCAGCAAAGTACACGGACGCAATTTCGTGTCCAAATTGTCGCGAGGACTTTCCGTTACCAAAGGGTGGTGTGAAAGAGCTGAAGACCAACTTCTTCGTCAATAAATTGAAAGAGCGAAATGAGCTTCAGAAGAAGCTGCACGAAGATGCCAAGATTCCATGTACCTCGTGCGATGATTCTGACAATCAGGCTGTTGGACGTTGTGTAGAGTGTAAC TCGTTGCGCATACTGAAACATCACCACGTGCTTACACTAGAAGAGCTGCGCACGGGAACATTGACTATGCACAATCCGGCCGAACAAGAGATGTGTCCCAAGCACAAGGGTGAAGTTTTGCGTTTCTATTGCGAGACATGCGACGAGCCAATGTGCCGAGATTGTACTGTCCTAGATCACCCGCGTCCCCGTCATAGACAAATAGACCTGACGACCGCAGCTGGAGAAAGAAATGGCAAACTCAAAGAGTTATTCATCCAAGTAGAACTCATTCCCAAAGCTATCGATATTGCCATGGCAGAAGATGACAGAACGCTGAAAGAACTGAAAGCCAGGGAGATGATAGCCAGCGATCTGTACAAGACGACCGCTAAGAAAGCGTATTTGGAATTCATACAGAAGATGAAACAAGCTGAAACAGAATTTACGCAGCAAATGCAACAATTGGTTGCCAGGAAAAGCAAAGAGATAGAAGCGCACAGAGACGGCTTACAAATTCAGAAATCGCGTCTTTGTACTGCAATGGAGATGACACAACAGATTACGCACGGCGGTTCCGAGCATGATGTTGCTACAATGTATTCGCCGCTCTCTAATACCATGCAACAGCTGTCCAAGTTGAATCCAAAGCCTGTCAGGAAGTCTATGGGTAAAGTTGAATTCATACCCAGCATGAATCTTAGCTACGGGATGAGTTCTCTCGGTTCACTCAATACCTACGAACAGTGGACTCTAGTGAAGACTATCGCATCGGGGCAGTTCAGGTCTGGAAGATACATCGTTCTCGACAAAAATG GTCAACAGTATTGGAGACCTGATGTGTATACAGGTGGACAGGATCCAAGGAGAGGTTTGAAAGCAGGTGGTGGACAGTATCCAAGGAATTGTTCGTATCCATGGGGCCTGGCAATTGCTCAAAATGGTGACTATTTCATTACAGACGAAAATCCTTACGTTAAGATTTTCAACGCCCAAGGAAATTTCAAGCAAAGGTTCGCTGCTCAGAATCCCAACGGCAACTGGTCATACAGTGAGAATTCCAAGCTGTACGGGCTAGCCATTGACAACAAGGGTCGCGTGTACGTCGGAAGTTCTGTTGGGTACATTAGTATCCATTATCAAAATAGTAAGCGCGTATCTGGCTTCAGTCTCAATAATCTGTGTCCATACTTCATTGCCATCACTGCAGATGATCACGTTATTGTCAGCGATTATAACAAATGCGCAGTTCACGTGTACGGCACCGACGGTACTCAACTCTACACCTTCGCCACTCCACCAGGTAGCAAATTCTACCCTACGGGAATATGTGTTATCCAAGATGAAGTCTTCGTCGCCAGCTACATAAGAGTTCCAGCAGTCTACCGCTACTCTCTCACAGGTGACTATATTGGAATTCTGACTAAGGAAGTCAGATCTCCCTGGGGAATGGCAATCAAAGACGACGGAGAAGAGCTTCTTGTCTGCGACGACAATTCCATCAAAGTATTTCATCCGTGA